The following are encoded together in the Salvia hispanica cultivar TCC Black 2014 chromosome 6, UniMelb_Shisp_WGS_1.0, whole genome shotgun sequence genome:
- the LOC125193265 gene encoding probable inactive dual specificity protein phosphatase-like At4g18593 encodes MQQKLKNGAELLILLCSRLEMEAVAMEADLNNSAVASDPKPLVTYRCKKCRRLVASEDHIVCHERGGGQKSFKWKKRSADTDVQVLECSSIFVEPMKWMEALEEGCVGDKLQCIGCKARLGSFNWAGMQCNCGAWINPAFQLHKSRLDECHY; translated from the exons ATGCAGCAGAAGTTGAAGAACGGCGCCGAGCTCCTAATTTTGCTGTGCAGTCG TTTGGAGATGGAGGCAGTTGCAATGGAAGCAGATCTTAATAACAGTGCTGTAGCTTCTGATCCGAAGCCCCTGGTTACGTATCGCTGCAAGAAATGCCGTAGACTTGTTGCTTCAGAGGATCACATTGTTTGCCACGAGCGGGGAGGAGGGCAGAAGAGCTTCAAATGGAAAAAGCGAAGTGCTGATACCGATGTGCAGGTTCTTGAATGCTCCTCTATCTTTGTGGAGCCCATGAAATGGATGGAAGCAT TGGAAGAGGGCTGTGTGGGAGACAAGCTCCAATGCATTGGTTGCAAAGCGCGATTGGGTTCCTTCAATTGGGCAGGCATGCAGTGCAACTGTGGGGCGTGGATTAATCCTGCGTTTCAGCTGCACAAGAGTCGTTTAGATGAGTGCCATTACTAA
- the LOC125195394 gene encoding uncharacterized protein LOC125195394, translating to MAEKEGALVKQGHEEGLKLATSLLEEFELPGGLLPLADVVEVGFVRSSGYMWIQQKAKVEHNFKMISKLVSYDKDITGYVEKKRIKKLKGVKAKELILWPPVGQITVDDPPTGKIHFKSLAGITKTFPVEAFAPGQ from the coding sequence ATGGCAGAAAAGGAAGGAGCACTAGTGAAGCAAGGCCATGAAGAAGGGCTAAAACTCGCCACATCCCTACTCGAAGAGTTCGAGCTGCCAGGTGGCCTTCTGCCACTGGCTGATGTGGTCGAAGTAGGGTTCGTGAGGAGCAGCGGGTACATGTGGATCCAGCAGAAGGCAAAGGTGGAGCACAACTTCAAGATGATAAGCAAGCTCGTGAGCTATGACAAGGACATAACGGGGtacgtggagaagaagcgaATCAAGAAGCTCAAGGGAGTTAAGGCCAAGGAGCTGATTCTATGGCCTCCTGTCGGTCAGATAACCGTTGATGATCCGCCCACCGGAAAGATTCACTTCAAGAGCCTTGCCGGAATCACCAAGACTTTCCCGGTCGAGGCATTTGCTCCGGGCCAGTGA
- the LOC125197256 gene encoding heavy metal-associated isoprenylated plant protein 28-like, with the protein MSIVEMRVHMDCPGCERKITKALSKLDGVDSIDVDMNMQKVTVTGWASQKKVLKTVRKTGRTAELWPFPYNPAYYSHYSGGSQASYAYSSGYSTPATYFTAESTTSTYNYRKHGYNGHDHGYYQQPPGSDIIDNRTTDIFSDENATGCSVM; encoded by the exons ATGTCG ATTGTGGAGATGAGAGTGCACATGGATTGTCCTGGatgtgaaagaaaaataactaaagCCCTCTCAAAATTAGATG GTGTGGACAGCATAGACGTAGATATGAACATGCAAAAGGTGACTGTGACGGGGTGGGCGAGCCAGAAAAAGGTTCTGAAAACCGTACGAAAGACTGGCCGGACAGCAGAGCTATGGCCGTTTCCATACAACCCGGCCTACTACAGCCACTACTCAGGGGGGAGTCAGGCCAGCTATGCCTATTCCTCCGGCTACAGCACCCCAGCGACTTATTTCACAGCTGAGTCCACAACCTCCACCTACAACTACCGTAAACATGGCTACAATGGCCACGACCACGGCTACTACCAGCAGCCACCTGGGTCGGATATCATTGACAATCGCACCACCGACATTTTTAGCGACGAAAACGCCACTGGTTGCTCTgtaatgtaa
- the LOC125195395 gene encoding uncharacterized protein LOC125195395 — MAVSPPLFHSFSPRISCRRFSTISVTRHNPPPPSSSSSSCSPSPNSSYSAFSSHPPGRYWNFITFSGLKVIWKHHGLKAQAMSTTQGDLSSPTAMINLEDKPDHLLVLVHGIMGSPSDWTYCEAELKRRLGKKFLIYGFIMLEPEWWRMLLTP; from the exons ATGGCGGTTTCTCCACCTCTGTTTCACTCTTTCTCTCCCCGAATCAGCTGCCGCCGGTTTTCGACGATTTCGGTTACCCGCCACAATCCACCACCGCCGTCGTCTTCTTCCAGCTCCTGCTCACCTTCACCTAATTCTTCTTACTCTGCTTTCTCGTCTCATCCCCCGGGGCGTTATTGGAATTTCATTACTTTCTCCG GCTTAAAAGTTATCTGGAAGCATCACGGCCTTAAGGCTCAAGCGATGAGTACTACTCAAGGAGATCTTTCATCTCCAACGGCAATGATAAATTTGGAGGACAAACCCGATCATCTTCTCGTTCTTGTTCATGGCATCATGGGGAG CCCAAGTGATTGGACGTATTGTGAAGCAGAGTTGAAGAGGCGATTAGGGAAAAAATTCTTGATATATg GTTTCATAATGCTGGAGCCGGAGTGGTGGCGCATGTTGCTGACACCATAA
- the LOC125195396 gene encoding dof zinc finger protein DOF1.5-like yields MAEIQERDILSGIKLFGATIPIIREGSEPNDDGSDSTKEEDRTAEKNKIIPCPRCKSTETKFCYFNNYNVNQPRHFCRGCQRYWTAGGALRNVPVRAGLRKNKPAAEEEGRFFEAAKRRRCDRNSQSS; encoded by the coding sequence ATGGCAGAGATCCAAGAAAGAGACATACTATCAGGGATCAAGCTATTCGGCGCCACGATTCCAATCATTAGAGAAGGATCAGAGCCAAACGATGACGGATCAGATTCAACGAAAGAGGAAGATCGGACGGCTGAGAAGAATAAGATCATCCCGTGCCCGAGGTGCAAAAGCACGGAGACCAAGTTTTGTTATTTCAACAACTACAATGTTAATCAGCCCCGACACTTCTGTCGGGGCTGCCAGAGGTACTGGACCGCCGGCGGGGCTCTCCGCAACGTCCCCGTCCGTGCGGGGCTGCGAAAAAACAAGCCGGCGGCAGAGGAGGAGGGACGCTTCTTTGAGGCGGCGAAGAGGAGGAGATGCGATCGTAATAGTCAAAGTAGCTAA
- the LOC125196920 gene encoding protein SCAR3-like isoform X2: MSLKRFSKESPLLASSGSYASSVISLTEVFHGLQEEVVVTCSRSRELMARVLRIEAEVVPVEKDVLSQQSHLHLAYTAGLNRQTQARCERNLFVYSDMPQFILDYYENCRSPPQFHLLDRFDPGGPGSCLKRYSDPTIYNFASKASGYASTGKVEKFNKSEKSKKQSPCPRNGEVSQDASFANLIASMQSPSNAGRNTSPCQPTDYSSLRSDVHEQSDSDKRNELGCSKDDICSSYSMKTKEEKSRGLSAQMTGDYLNPIKAKSIGSGVGNSQENCAMLHGRNEEDPCSSPPLSHMKISVQPIGGFVTSKKKPKFMRGIIDHGSIDVLPSFQLLPEVSSTGLNVASDSDDETFRAASPSLSDGSESSPEQFESRIQNQSFRYEPEFATAPDLPPLPPVQWWASEKSHDTMPQISNNAFDLMHTASSSSQHKPAPLNHDQDLKTANEQKSKPIYSEKSDAEGEAKGNKNIDENNFLNQIRTKLMSLRPTEPSGTSTNVQGMTILDKANAIRKAVGSDDE, translated from the exons ATGAGCCTAAAGAGATTCTCCAAGGAGTCGCCGTTGCTGGCCTCGTCGGGCTCTTACGCCAGCTCGGTGATCTCGCTGA CAGAAGTTTTTCACGGCTTGCAGGAAGAAGTGGTGGTGACATGTTCTAGAAGCCGAGAGTTGATGGCTCGTGTGCTCCGGATTGAAGCAGAAGTTGTTCCAGTTGAGAAAGATGTATTGTCACAACAGAGCCACTTACACCTAGCTTATACTGCTG GTCTCAATAGGCAAACTCAAGCTCGATGTGAACGAAATCTATTTGTATATAGTGACATGCCTCAGTTTATCTTGGATTACTATGAAAATTGCCGTAGCCCTCCACAATTTCACTTGCTTGACAG GTTTGACCCTGGTGGTCCTGGATCATGCTTGAAAAGGTATTCAGATCCAACTATCTACAACTTTGCATCAAAGGCATCTGGTTATGCAAGTACTGGGAAAGTTGAAAAGTTTAACAAGTCAGAAAAGAGTAAG AAACAAAGTCCATGCCCGAGGAATGGAGAAGTATCACAAGATGCATCCTTTGCGAATCTCATTGCCAG CATGCAGTCGCCCTCTAATGCAGGTCGCAATACTTCTCCTTGCCAACCAACAGATTATTCTTCATTAAGATCAGATGTGCATGAACAGTCAGATTCAGACAAGAGAAATGAGTTAGGCTGCAGTAAAGATGATATATGTTCAAGTTACTCCATGAAAaccaaagaagaaaaatcaagAGGACTGTCAGCTCAAATGACTGGTGATTACTTGAATCCCATCAAGGCGAAAAGCATTGGATCTGGTGTAGGAAATTCTCAAGAGAACTGTGCAATGCTTCATGGGCGAAATGAAGAAGATCCTTGTTCATCTCCTCCACTCTCTCACATGAAAATATCAGTCCAACCAATTGGTGGCTTTGTGACTTCGAAAAAGAAACCGAAGTTCATGCGAGGCATTATTGATCATGGCAGCATAGATGTATTGCCTTCATTTCAGTTACTTCCAGAGGTTTCCAGCACTGGGCTGAATGTTGCTTCAGACTCAGACGATGAGACATTCCGAGCAGCATCACCTTCTTTATCAGATGGCTCTGAATCAAGTCCTGAGCAGTTCGAGTCCAGAATCCAGAACCAGTCATTCCGATATGAGCCAGAATTTGCAACAGCTCCTGATCTTCCTCCTCTACCTCCTGTTCAATGGTGGGCTTCAGAAAAGAGTCATGACACGATGCCTCAGATCTCCAACAACGCGTTTGATCTTATGCATACAGCGTCTTCAAGTTCTCAGCATAAGCCTGCCCCCTTGAATCATGACCAAGATTTGAAGACTGCAAATGAGCAGAAAAGCAAG CCGATCTATTCTGAGAAGTCAGATGCCGAAGGAGAAGCTAAAGGGAACAAGAACATAGATGAAAACAATTTCCTCAACCAAATTAGAACAAAA TTAATGAGTCTGAGACCAACTGAGCCATCAGGGACCTCTACTAATGTCCAAGGAATGACGATTCTTGACAAGGCAAATGCCATTCGCAag GCTGTTGGAAGTGATGATGAGTGA
- the LOC125196920 gene encoding scar-like domain-containing protein WAVE 5 isoform X1, which yields MPLARVDVRNEYRLGTPETYIEANNDEPKEILQGVAVAGLVGLLRQLGDLADFAAEVFHGLQEEVVVTCSRSRELMARVLRIEAEVVPVEKDVLSQQSHLHLAYTAGLNRQTQARCERNLFVYSDMPQFILDYYENCRSPPQFHLLDRFDPGGPGSCLKRYSDPTIYNFASKASGYASTGKVEKFNKSEKSKKQSPCPRNGEVSQDASFANLIASMQSPSNAGRNTSPCQPTDYSSLRSDVHEQSDSDKRNELGCSKDDICSSYSMKTKEEKSRGLSAQMTGDYLNPIKAKSIGSGVGNSQENCAMLHGRNEEDPCSSPPLSHMKISVQPIGGFVTSKKKPKFMRGIIDHGSIDVLPSFQLLPEVSSTGLNVASDSDDETFRAASPSLSDGSESSPEQFESRIQNQSFRYEPEFATAPDLPPLPPVQWWASEKSHDTMPQISNNAFDLMHTASSSSQHKPAPLNHDQDLKTANEQKSKPIYSEKSDAEGEAKGNKNIDENNFLNQIRTKLMSLRPTEPSGTSTNVQGMTILDKANAIRKAVGSDDE from the exons ATGCCGTTGGCGCGAGTGGATGTGAGGAATGAATACAGATTGGGAACTCCAGAGACGTACATTGAGGCGAACAACGATGAGCCTAAAGAGATTCTCCAAGGAGTCGCCGTTGCTGGCCTCGTCGGGCTCTTACGCCAGCTCGGTGATCTCGCTGA TTTTGCAGCAGAAGTTTTTCACGGCTTGCAGGAAGAAGTGGTGGTGACATGTTCTAGAAGCCGAGAGTTGATGGCTCGTGTGCTCCGGATTGAAGCAGAAGTTGTTCCAGTTGAGAAAGATGTATTGTCACAACAGAGCCACTTACACCTAGCTTATACTGCTG GTCTCAATAGGCAAACTCAAGCTCGATGTGAACGAAATCTATTTGTATATAGTGACATGCCTCAGTTTATCTTGGATTACTATGAAAATTGCCGTAGCCCTCCACAATTTCACTTGCTTGACAG GTTTGACCCTGGTGGTCCTGGATCATGCTTGAAAAGGTATTCAGATCCAACTATCTACAACTTTGCATCAAAGGCATCTGGTTATGCAAGTACTGGGAAAGTTGAAAAGTTTAACAAGTCAGAAAAGAGTAAG AAACAAAGTCCATGCCCGAGGAATGGAGAAGTATCACAAGATGCATCCTTTGCGAATCTCATTGCCAG CATGCAGTCGCCCTCTAATGCAGGTCGCAATACTTCTCCTTGCCAACCAACAGATTATTCTTCATTAAGATCAGATGTGCATGAACAGTCAGATTCAGACAAGAGAAATGAGTTAGGCTGCAGTAAAGATGATATATGTTCAAGTTACTCCATGAAAaccaaagaagaaaaatcaagAGGACTGTCAGCTCAAATGACTGGTGATTACTTGAATCCCATCAAGGCGAAAAGCATTGGATCTGGTGTAGGAAATTCTCAAGAGAACTGTGCAATGCTTCATGGGCGAAATGAAGAAGATCCTTGTTCATCTCCTCCACTCTCTCACATGAAAATATCAGTCCAACCAATTGGTGGCTTTGTGACTTCGAAAAAGAAACCGAAGTTCATGCGAGGCATTATTGATCATGGCAGCATAGATGTATTGCCTTCATTTCAGTTACTTCCAGAGGTTTCCAGCACTGGGCTGAATGTTGCTTCAGACTCAGACGATGAGACATTCCGAGCAGCATCACCTTCTTTATCAGATGGCTCTGAATCAAGTCCTGAGCAGTTCGAGTCCAGAATCCAGAACCAGTCATTCCGATATGAGCCAGAATTTGCAACAGCTCCTGATCTTCCTCCTCTACCTCCTGTTCAATGGTGGGCTTCAGAAAAGAGTCATGACACGATGCCTCAGATCTCCAACAACGCGTTTGATCTTATGCATACAGCGTCTTCAAGTTCTCAGCATAAGCCTGCCCCCTTGAATCATGACCAAGATTTGAAGACTGCAAATGAGCAGAAAAGCAAG CCGATCTATTCTGAGAAGTCAGATGCCGAAGGAGAAGCTAAAGGGAACAAGAACATAGATGAAAACAATTTCCTCAACCAAATTAGAACAAAA TTAATGAGTCTGAGACCAACTGAGCCATCAGGGACCTCTACTAATGTCCAAGGAATGACGATTCTTGACAAGGCAAATGCCATTCGCAag GCTGTTGGAAGTGATGATGAGTGA